DNA sequence from the Oryza brachyantha chromosome 5, ObraRS2, whole genome shotgun sequence genome:
atattgtTTTGAAGGATTCAAAATTCATGAATTTCATGTTGCGCACGTTTCAACGTTCATCATAAACCTTCTTGTTAAAGTCtgaatgatttaatttttaaatttatgtccATAAATAAACTTAAGAGTTTTTCATCTCACTATATTAATTAGACAACTAAATTTAGAAATCCTAccccataaaaatatatctaagtAGGGGGAAAAGTTTTTAGTACACGGGTGTAGGTACACCCATGTGTTTGCgtgccatctaaatagtcatcaaaaaatatgaaaaaaataataagatagattaatatgagttatatcactctacaaacatacaagtttaaattcaacttttacaagttgtagcaaaaaaaaacaaaccaaactgAAAGtaattatacacatattcataattgtttttgttatttttgctacaactgatagaagttgaatttaaacttgtatgttagtagagtgatataactcatattaaactatcttattaaaaaaattcatatttttgatgactaCTTAGATAACATGCAAGTAACGGGTGTACATCCACCCGTGTACTCCCTACGCAAGGTTGCATTAGACTTTCCTATAGACTTTTTACCTGCATCGTTCGTAGACAATTAAACACTATTGTAATTTACAAGATctaaattcataattttattgtCTGCTTGTGCTCAGATAATCAGATTCATCGCATACGTGTccacatattatttatatttaaggaCAGTGTAAGACTCCATTTTTGTCGGGTGCAGCCATCGCACCCATCGGCCTACCCGGCTGCGGTATCGCCGGCGGTTGGCGGTAGCCGtacagtggcggcggcgcagccatGTACGCTGCCGCCAGGTACGCCGTCGTcgtgtcgccggcggcctTCGCGATGGCCTTGCAGCTGCAGGAGGCGGCGGGATCAGGGTGGACGACGCCACCGAGTTTGTAGGAGAGGTTGAGCACGCCGTGGGTGGTCTTGCTGGAGCCGACCTTTCGGACCGGGTAGGACGCcagcgcggaggcggtggggccgtccccggcgccggcgaggatgcCCGGGAGCGGGACGACCACCTCGCCGACGTCGCgatcgccgccgaggccggcgCGCTCCGCGCGGAGGAGAACGCGGAGCGCGCCGCTCCCGGCGCCCGACGCcgggacggcgaggcggaccGTGGCGTCTCTCCACGACGGGttgcggccgccggcgcggtcCGTGGCGACGCGCTGCCGCGCCCGcgggtcgccggcgaggtagACCACCGCGTAGACCTCCATCTTGGAGACGAGGTTGACCACCCTCAGGTCGCTCGCGGAGAGCAGCGTCAGCTCCAGCGTCCTGCACGCCATGgctggccgccgcgccggcgctcgGCTTCGGTCTTGAA
Encoded proteins:
- the LOC102716785 gene encoding protein SRC2-like translates to MACRTLELTLLSASDLRVVNLVSKMEVYAVVYLAGDPRARQRVATDRAGGRNPSWRDATVRLAVPASGAGSGALRVLLRAERAGLGGDRDVGEVVVPLPGILAGAGDGPTASALASYPVRKVGSSKTTHGVLNLSYKLGGVVHPDPAASCSCKAIAKAAGDTTTAYLAAAYMAAPPPLYGYRQPPAIPQPGRPMGAMAAPDKNGVLHCP